Genomic DNA from Calonectris borealis chromosome 4, bCalBor7.hap1.2, whole genome shotgun sequence:
CCATCACAAGTATCTCTGTGagtccatatttttttttctttttctttattgtcttGAAGAAAAATTGTTGGGAGAGAATAGAGCTATTCCTTTATCTCTGGCAAATGAAAAGGCCCTGTAGCTTAGTTTcagtggtggggctgaggggcTCACCCTCCCTTGTCACTGAGAAGTGGCAGAACCCATCCTCTTCTTTCTGTCACCAGGGGTTTAAATACTGGGACGTCCCCACCGCTACCCCATAACAAGTGAGGCCAGAAAAGCCACAGCTTTCTGTGAAGGACTGAGCTGAGAGGCAGCAAAGAGAAAGGACCAAGCCTCTGGGAGTATCTGGGGATTTTGCTCTGAGGTACATCCCAGCACGGCACACGTGGCAGCTCAAAGAGGCTCTTATCTCGGCAGCTTGCTCGCTGCCTTCGAAGTATGTGGTAATGGCCCAGGCGTCTGGCAGAGCAAATAACCAACCCCAACTTTTCCCACCCACACACAAACCTTGGGACAGAGGTGCTTTACGGAGCCAGCACTGACGAATGCAAAAAACATGCTCCTCTTCCTGCAGATACCTCTGTTTCCTTggctctgctctgtttttttgAGGTCCTGCCATGTATAAAGAGGAGCCAGAGCAGCCCTTGGCTCAGTTCTTTCTCCAGGCATCAGAGGCAGTTGAAGAAGCAAGGTGCTCGATGCGCTGGGCAGACCTGCTTGTCTTTCTCCCTGCAGCCCCATACCGGCTGGTGGCTTTCCCCTTCGCTGCTCTCTTCCACCACCTCCGTGCTTCGGGGCGCCTCTCTCTGACTGCCCGGTACGTGGTCACCACGCCTGCTGCCGCGCTGAGGGCAAGTCATGCCTGTGGGTGCTTTCTGGGGGCTCTACTGGCCAGAGGTGCGGTGGGACGCATGGTAGCAAGTCGGGTAGGGACATTTGTATGGCTTGGATGTGAGCTGTCCCCAGTCCTCTCCCTCTGCAGTGGGGCCAGGTCAAGGTCGTTAAGGACAAAAGAGCCAGGCCGGAGACTCCAGTGTTGTGAGAGGTGGGTTTAGGGGTGTACCAGGATGAGCACATGGGcaaggggagcagggcagggaatgGGGACTATCTCTGGTGTGATTAGGATGggggccaggcagagccagccgTATCTGCCCCAGTCCCCACCCCATTCCTGCTTGCAGCCACGATGGCCCTGGTGTTCCCTCAGTCCCACAAGAGACAAAGAGGCAGACTGCAGGGGGATTGTGGAGGCTGCAGGACCCAGACTAAGCTCCCCTATCAACACTGTGGCAGGAGTTTCAAGCCCCATTTTCCCCAAAAGGCAGCCAAAGGGCATCTGGTCTCTTCTAGGTACATATTCCTCCTCGCCGGAGGATGTCTCCTTGCTGGCACAGCCATGGGCAGCTATGCCGTGTTGCTCCTCATCCCTGCCGCTGGCTCTGTGCTCGTCCTCCTCTCCGTCAGCCCAACTGGTGCCCACACCTGGGTCTTCGCCCTCCAGATGTCCTGGCAGACACTCTGCCACTTGGGTCTGAGCAGCCAGGAGCTGGACCCACAGGATGCCAGGTaacaccccagctctgcctccttcTTGCTCCTCCCCTCAGTGGGCTGGGGGCCCTGCCCGTCATTTTGTGAGGGTGGAGGGCCCGGGCCAGACTGGCTCGCTGTTCCACAGCCGTCGATCTCCACTCTGGCTCCAGCCGCATCCCCGTGCGTGGGCGATGCTGCGGGCATGGCAGTGCTCTGGGGACGTGGGATAGCACATCCCCTGTGTGCGGCCTTGCGCCTGTGCCTCTAACGCTCCCTTTGAGGGACTCTCAGCAGCTCTCAGGTGCCCTCTTCTTCCAGGCCAGCCATCGCCCTCTCTGCCATCATGCTGCTCACCCAGAAGGCTACGTCTCTGGCCCTGGACATCCATGAAGGTGTCGTGCCGCTCCAGCTGGGCCAGGGGCTTTTGCAGCGCGCGCTGCCCCTCTGCAGCTACCTGCTCTTTTTCCCAGCCCTCCTCGGAGGTCCCCTGTGCTCCTTCAGCAGGTTTCGGGCCCAGGCCGAGTCCTCGTGGGCTCTCCCCTGCCCGCTGAGGGCTGCCGGCCAGCGGTGCCTCGGTGCGCTGGCCCTGCAGGGGCTGCgcgcggggctggcgggaggGCTGgccggcaggcagggctgcgccgGCCTGGGCTGCCTGCCCCACGTCTGGGCGCGGGCCCTGCTCCTCAGGCTGGCCTACTATCAGCACTGGGTGCTGGATGAGGCCCTCCTCGAGGTGGCGGGCTTCGGGCCGGAGGCGGGCCAGGGGGACCTTTCCGTCCGCGACCTGTGGACGCTGGAGACCACCCACCGCCTGGCTGTCTTTGCCCGAACCTGGAACAAGAGCACGTCCCGCTGGTTGAGGAGACTTGTCTTCCAGCGCTGCTCGGCCCAGCCACTCCTAGCCACCTTTGCCTTCTCCGCCTGGTGGCACGGCCTCCGGCCTGGGCAGATCTTTGGTTTCCTGTGCTGGGCTGTCATGGTGGAGGCCGACTACCGCATCCATCCCTTCCTCAGTGCCCAGGCCACCTCCCAGGGTGTGAAGCTCCTCTACCGTGGCACAACCTGGGTCTTCACGCAGCTCATCATCGCTTACATCCTGGTGGCTGTGGAGACCGAGAGCTTCTCCATGCTCTGCCTGCTCTGGACTTCCTGCAACagcatccttcccctctcctacagctttgcgctgctgctgcttgccAAGAAGCCAAAGCAGAACTGAGCCGGTCCTGGGCTAACTGGTGCGGCTGGTGGGGCATGTTCCTGCACATGTGAGCGTGCAGGGTGAGAAGTGCTATTGGCCAAGCAATCTGATATAACAGCATCTCCAGAGAACCAGGTTGGCTTTTACTCCTGGGATATCCCCCAGCTTTGAGGGATGTTCTGAAGCAGGGAGGCGAGGTCACCAGACCACTGGGCAAGAGGGCTTCTAGCAGCACTGTCTGCCCAGTGTTTATCTCAGGGCTTTGGGTCTCAGCCTCCTCTCACGTAGGAAGCACACAACCTCCCCACCAAACTACTGGTGCTACAAATGCACCTGTCGGCAACTGTGTCCAGCTCCTGGGAATCTGTCCTCCATGGCGATAGCAGGCAGAGAGCTGCCTTACCACCTTTCTTGTGTGCACGGACCACTGGGAGCCTGGGCACAGGCAAAGGGGCTAGCAGTCTGTCTGGGGGCAGCACAAGACAAGAAACACCCCTTTCCCCACCCAGCAGTACTACCGAGAAGCATGGGTCTGTGGTGTTCCTCCAGCAATTGCTCCTCAGCACTGTCCCTGTGGCATGTGGACCCCAAACTGTGTTCCCAATTAGACATCTCCTGCAATACCCAGGCCCCACCAAGTGGGTGACATGCTTGGCCCCCAGGGTGCAGAgccagctgtgtcccctgccacACAGGGAAGAGGGATGATCCATCCTCTCCACCATTCTTGCAGAGGATCCTAGGCATGGGGGCAAGAATGCCTGCTAGGAAAAGGGGGGCTACGGCCCATGGTGTGCTGAGGACAGCACGGGCAAGGGAGAGTAAGCCAGCAAAGTCCTTGCGCTCAGCTGTGGCATTCAACCGAGGCTTAGCTTTCCCTTTCCCCACAAAGATACACAGCAGAAACCCTAATGCATTTCTCCAGTTCATGTGTTGGCCTAGGACCCAAAAGCCTAGgactgtttaggctggagaagaagCATGAGCTACCATAGGGGAACTTATCAGGAAAGCATGGAGCTAAGAGTTAACATTCCATGATCAGGTTAACATTCCACGCCGTGCAGGCCCTGTGCCAATACCTGTATCAGTGTTTGTCACTAAACTGAAACTCAGCATGCAAAACGGATCCAACCTTGTTTTCTGTGGGTTGGTTGGATGTTTGGCTACTTCTTGAGTCTTGCTGAGTACCCAACGCAAGCCTTGCAAGCCACTTGCGCCACATATAATCTCTTCGTTGCCAGCACAGCCTGGATTTGTCATGGCCAGGCCCTGTCTCCTTCACTGCTGTCCTGCAGAGCTGCCTCCAGCTTATTCCCTATATCCATGCTTAGAAACTGAGTCATGTCTTCATCTTATCTCTGAAAAACATGCTGGGCTCCTTCAGGCAGGTTCTCCAGCTGTTTCAGCATTCTGCTGGCCCATGTGAGACCACATGCAGCAAGCCAGGGCCAGACTTTCCAGGGTGATCTGTCCAGGATGGTTCCCAAGCCAGAAGGCTCCTGCCACCTACATTGGAGGGAAGTGGACCCAAGAGTCAGACGCAAGAAAGCCAGTGTATCAAAAAATCCCCGACGGCCACAGTTGGAGCCATCCCACATTCTTTCAGCAGGCAGGGACGTGCATGGCCTCCTCCCTAAGGGGATCAGGGAAAATTCATTGCAAATGGGTGCCCAGCCAAGGAACCATCCCCTCCCATCAGCACAACCATAgccaaacagataaaaaaaaaaaaaaatccaggtgaGAAGCCTGGAAAAGATTCACAGAAAGTATATGAAGTGTCAGAAAACCTGGGGAATTAAAATTCCCCCAAGAGAGCAGGCTGGATCTGGAGGTGAATCAAGGCTGGAGGAAAGCGCTCATGAATTTCTCCCCATTTTGAGCTGGGAGGGGGGTAGCTCAGCTAGTGACATCCTGTCTCAGCTAAGCTGATGCTGGGCTCTCTCCATGTGTCCCAAACCTACCCCTTCTCCaagggctgcagagctggtgccaggagcagggcagctcatCTCTGCCTCATGTTGGGGTGGAAGAGTAAAAGCAGCCCACAACCTTTTGGAAAATCAGGttttctgagcagcagcaaggCCTCTCTACCAAGCTGAGTGGCTGCTATATGACTGGATGGAAGGaaaggggctggaggaggccaggccaGCTTCTCCCTCTTTCGTCGTGCTGCTTTTGCACCACATCTGTTGGAGGAGCATGTTCGCAGTGCGCCCAGCCCTGTGCATTTCTAATTCAAACACCAGCAGCAATAAGACCCTCCCAGACCACAGGCCAGTGGCCCTGGCCTTTCACATGCCAGCTCATCTCTCGATAGAGGGGTTAAATAAATGCTAGACACAAGGGACAGGTGAATTACCAGGTGAAGGGAAGGAGCTGGAGGGATAGGGAAAGCAAAGCAACCTGGCCCTGACTTCCCCCCAAGGCCTTTGAGGTGAATTGGGGATTTTCCATTTCATTAACTTTACAAGGGGTAATTCCCAGCATGCAGCATCATCCTCATGAACAGACCCATCCTGGGCTCTCTCTCACCCTTTCATAATGAACAGCCTGCACGGCTGCACTACTAGACGGGAAAGCCATGCTGTATTAGTATCGAACTAAGGTAATAGGCAGCTGATATTGAATTGCCCACAGTGGAAAATACAGCTGATAAACAGAAACAAgcagtgatttttgtttttaaagtgagaagaaaaatggaTGCCAAAACCCACAAAAGGCGTGAATTTGAAAGCCCCTCCTGGTTCTCCCTTGGAAAGTAGCATTACGTGAATTGCTCTTGCTCCCCAGGAGAAGCAGCCAACCGTTCATCCCTGCCACCCACTCTGGAGAGCAGTAGTGTTCCCGGGCAAAAAGGCTCTGATGCTTTAGGGAGATGTGGGGATCCAAGGACTGTCCCACAGGCGCAGAAATCAACTCAAGTACGTTGAGTTCATTAGAAACATGCACACACGCAGGCAGGAGTTTATTAGTCCACAGACTTaccatacaaacaaaaaaaaaatcccccaaaataggGGTAGGTTCCCAGTTTTGCCTGCTCGCAAATTAACAGTGCTGAGGATACTAAACATGTCTTGTGCACTCTGATCGGAGTGTGGGGCAGGAGCTGAACGTGCGTTCGCAGCTGAGATTCAAACCTCTCGCGTATAAAGGGGCTGTGTACCTTTAGCTGCAAGGCAACCGGGAGCCCTCAGCTGCCTCCGAGGCACATCCAAggtcagagcagctgcagcagttttAATGTGTGTGAGAGGGAGGCGGGCTCAGCAGACGCTAAGTACTGGCAGCACAGCCAGTCCTCCAGTTCAATGCTCCGCTCCGTGTCCACAGCCCTCTCTGCGAACTTCATCATGAGCAGGGCACGCTTCATGTCCACCCAGTTCTGAAGCACCCGGCGGAGGGCTTCCTCGTGGCTGAGGGGCTGCTCGGTGAGGTCTTTCCGGGGCCCCCAAAGCAGACACTGCAGCATCCGCTTGGCCTCGGTGATCCGCACACGCTTGATGGGATCTGCTTCCAGCAGCAGGTGAGCCAGCTGCTGGAGCCCCCGGGAGTAGATGGacaggctgggcagagcagggaggtcCTCAGGGCTGTACTCCTGCTCCCTGAGGTGCACCTTCTCCTCGAAAGGGTTGGGCTGGTGCAGCAGCTCGTAGATGAGAATACCAGTCTGAAACTCGTCAAACTTCTTGTACTGAGAAGCCGACACAATCTCCGGGGCCAGCCGGGCCTGACTCTTCTTCAGTTTGGAGTCTCCAGTTCCTGGCTTCTGTTTGGCTTTCAAAAAATTGCTGATGATGAGGCGGGGTAAGTGTTTGTCATCTTTGGCTTTCACACAGCTCATGGGGGGCTTGCAGGGGACAAGCAGAAGGTTCTCTAGGCACAGGTCACGATGGATGATGCCGTGCTCTTTGAGATGCTCCAGGCCattgcagagctggaggagcaagaAGCAAACGCGACGTTCGTACAGCTCGGGCTTGGCTTGGTGCAACATCACTGAGTCCCTCACGAAGTCGGCAGTGGTCTGGCTCGGCACCTCCCGGGTAATGACCACCACACAGTCGTGCTCGCTGGCAGTGCGGGAAGGATGGAGGCCATCCCCAGGCACGCTTTTCCCCACATCTGAGGCCAGCAGCATGCTGGAGGGGACAGAGGCCACAAAATGCCCACAGTCCTGCTGGATGTTGAAGTGGACTGGCACTGCAGGGCTGCAGTACGAAGCAGCCACCTTGGACTCCTGGCTTTTACAAATCTGTGAGGAGAGACCAAAAGAAAAGTCTCATCAGTCAGTGACAGAGACAGGGCGGAGATGAGAAGTTCAGAGGTGGGTTCCTAAGCTGAGATTTGCAGATCCTAAGGAAGACATCAGTAGAAGCAGAGTGCACATTGGTCCCTCTAGTACTTTGAACTATCTTTAAACTGTCTGGCTTGAGGATCTTTCTTGTCCTCCAACACCTCAATTAGCAACCAGATGTCTGGGTTGCATTTCTGGGCATGCTTCCTTTGCCAGGCAATGCCCAGAAAGGAGGAAGGTAGTCCTCCCATGAGTAACTTCTGGAGATTTTGTTTCACTGCTGACAGAAGCGACGTAGCTTTTATGTCACGAATGTCATCAAGATTCCCCCTGCAACCTAGGAAATAttctgcagagggaaaagcaaagcCTGTGGCAGAAGATGTGCCACCTCCATCTCTAGAGATGGTTAACACTTGTCTGGATGAGGCCCCACGCGATGTGACGTGGCTGTGAGGATGGCCCTGTTTGCAGTGAGGGGTGGGCAGAGACCTCCAGCATTTTCTTCCCACCTAACCGTTCTCTGGTACTAAGCCCTGGAGCCACTTTCACATCCTCCTCAACCACTCTGCTTCCTTGTGTCAGCAACTACTCTCAAATCCATGATCAATGTCTAAGGGAAACCA
This window encodes:
- the MBOAT4 gene encoding membrane-bound ghrelin O-acyltransferase MBOAT4 yields the protein MRWADLLVFLPAAPYRLVAFPFAALFHHLRASGRLSLTARYIFLLAGGCLLAGTAMGSYAVLLLIPAAGSVLVLLSVSPTGAHTWVFALQMSWQTLCHLGLSSQELDPQDARPAIALSAIMLLTQKATSLALDIHEGVVPLQLGQGLLQRALPLCSYLLFFPALLGGPLCSFSRFRAQAESSWALPCPLRAAGQRCLGALALQGLRAGLAGGLAGRQGCAGLGCLPHVWARALLLRLAYYQHWVLDEALLEVAGFGPEAGQGDLSVRDLWTLETTHRLAVFARTWNKSTSRWLRRLVFQRCSAQPLLATFAFSAWWHGLRPGQIFGFLCWAVMVEADYRIHPFLSAQATSQGVKLLYRGTTWVFTQLIIAYILVAVETESFSMLCLLWTSCNSILPLSYSFALLLLAKKPKQN